One genomic segment of Alkalimarinus alittae includes these proteins:
- the ruvB gene encoding Holliday junction branch migration DNA helicase RuvB — protein MIEEDRLVSATSVQSRSEEGQDRAIRPTKLADYIGQPAVSEQMEIFIGAAAARGEALDHVLIFGPPGLGKTTLANIIANEMNGTIKTTSGPVLEKAGDLAAMLTSLEEGDVLFIDEIHRLNASIEELLYPAMEDYQLDIMIGEGPAARSIKLELPAFTLVGATTRAGLLTSPLRDRFGIVQRLEFYSTADLTHIVMRSAKMLGLEIETEGAQEIAKRSRGTPRIANRLLKRVRDYAQVKSDGVISQKMADKALNLLKVDSHGLDHMDRRLLITMMEQFEGGPVGIESMAASISEERGTIEDVLEPYLIQQGYIIRTPRGRMVTKSAWLHFGLTAPSNS, from the coding sequence ATGATCGAAGAAGATCGCCTGGTATCCGCCACGTCTGTTCAATCTCGTTCTGAAGAAGGGCAAGATAGAGCTATTCGTCCAACCAAGCTTGCTGACTATATCGGCCAGCCCGCGGTTTCAGAGCAGATGGAGATATTTATAGGTGCAGCGGCGGCGCGAGGTGAAGCGCTTGATCATGTGCTTATATTTGGTCCTCCAGGTCTGGGTAAAACCACGCTAGCCAATATTATTGCAAACGAAATGAATGGTACCATCAAAACTACGTCTGGCCCTGTTCTTGAAAAGGCGGGTGATTTAGCGGCAATGCTCACCAGTCTTGAAGAGGGTGATGTACTGTTTATCGATGAAATACATCGTTTAAATGCCTCCATTGAAGAACTACTGTACCCAGCGATGGAAGACTATCAGTTGGATATCATGATTGGTGAAGGGCCGGCGGCGCGTTCAATCAAATTAGAGTTGCCTGCATTTACCTTGGTAGGAGCCACGACCCGAGCAGGATTGCTGACATCACCATTACGTGATCGATTTGGGATTGTGCAGCGATTAGAGTTTTACAGTACTGCAGACCTTACCCATATCGTTATGCGGTCGGCCAAAATGTTAGGGCTCGAAATAGAAACAGAAGGCGCGCAAGAAATAGCAAAGCGATCTCGTGGAACACCGCGTATTGCAAACCGATTGCTTAAGCGCGTGAGAGATTATGCACAAGTAAAATCAGACGGTGTTATTAGTCAAAAAATGGCTGATAAAGCACTCAATTTACTAAAGGTGGATAGCCATGGGCTAGACCATATGGATCGCCGTCTGTTAATTACAATGATGGAACAGTTTGAAGGTGGTCCGGTGGGTATTGAAAGTATGGCCGCCTCTATTAGTGAAGAGCGTGGCACTATCGAGGATGTGTTAGAGCCGTACCTAATTCAACAAGGGTATATTATACGTACACCCAGAGGGCGAATGGTCACTAAAAGTGCTTGGTTACATTTTGGTTTAACGGCGCCGAGCAATAGTTAA
- the ybgC gene encoding tol-pal system-associated acyl-CoA thioesterase, protein MNTRKNQHFSLPIRVYIEDTDAGGIVFYANYLKFMERSRTEYIRSLGIELRTGMQQNISYVVHSLEIKYKKSARLDDLITVTSEIIKVGKTYLVFEQHVVDENNTVLVSAEVKVACVSLDSGKPRALDKHLLEALN, encoded by the coding sequence ATGAATACCCGAAAAAATCAGCACTTTAGTTTACCTATACGCGTCTACATTGAAGATACCGATGCCGGTGGGATTGTTTTCTATGCAAACTATCTTAAGTTTATGGAGCGATCTCGCACGGAGTATATTCGAAGCCTAGGCATAGAGCTACGAACTGGGATGCAACAAAATATAAGTTATGTCGTTCATAGTCTAGAGATTAAATATAAAAAGTCAGCCAGATTAGATGATTTGATTACAGTAACATCAGAAATCATTAAAGTGGGTAAAACCTATTTGGTCTTTGAGCAGCATGTAGTAGATGAAAATAATACAGTATTAGTGTCTGCAGAAGTTAAAGTGGCATGTGTATCGCTGGATAGCGGTAAGCCTAGAGCGTTAGATAAGCATTTACTTGAAGCCTTAAATTAA
- the tolQ gene encoding protein TolQ produces the protein MEEQLSIWSLVANASFIVQLVMFLLLAASVLSWMIIFQRGSLFRQAKKARVAFEERFWSGMDLNQLYDELNAAEQPQGGLENIFKAGFNEFTRLRQQGSADSDAVMEGTQRAMRVAVSREADLLDANLPFLATVGSTSPYVGLFGTVWGIMNSFRGLAQVQQATLATVAPGISEALVATAMGLFAAIPAVIAYNRYSAQADALVGSYETFADEFSSILHRTVHA, from the coding sequence GTGGAAGAACAGTTATCTATATGGAGCTTGGTCGCGAACGCCAGTTTTATCGTTCAGCTTGTGATGTTTTTGCTCTTAGCGGCATCGGTCTTATCGTGGATGATTATTTTTCAACGAGGGTCACTTTTCAGACAAGCGAAAAAAGCGAGAGTAGCATTTGAGGAGCGCTTTTGGTCGGGCATGGATCTGAACCAGCTTTATGATGAACTGAACGCAGCAGAGCAGCCTCAAGGTGGTTTAGAAAATATATTTAAAGCAGGCTTTAACGAGTTCACCCGATTACGGCAGCAAGGAAGTGCTGACTCTGATGCAGTTATGGAAGGAACGCAGCGCGCCATGAGAGTGGCTGTGTCAAGAGAGGCTGATTTACTTGATGCAAACTTACCCTTTCTGGCCACGGTTGGCTCTACAAGTCCATACGTAGGGTTGTTTGGAACGGTTTGGGGGATTATGAACTCCTTTAGGGGGTTGGCTCAAGTACAACAAGCAACCTTGGCAACGGTTGCGCCTGGTATTTCAGAGGCATTGGTAGCAACTGCTATGGGCTTGTTTGCAGCGATACCTGCAGTTATTGCATATAACCGTTACTCGGCTCAAGCCGATGCATTGGTTGGCTCATACGAAACATTTGCTGATGAGTTTTCGAGCATTTTGCATCGCACAGTTCACGCTTAA
- the tolR gene encoding protein TolR, protein MARSSRKPMSDINVVPYIDVMLVLLIIFMVTAPMLTQGVKVDLPQVASDPVSQDPEQEPLIITVDSNAAYYLEIGDKTGKPMELSTLQERVAVILKQNPKVNVLVRGDRHVEYGVVVDLMSALQQSGAEGVGLVTENP, encoded by the coding sequence ATGGCTAGATCATCCAGAAAGCCAATGTCTGACATTAACGTGGTGCCGTATATTGACGTCATGTTAGTGTTGTTGATTATTTTTATGGTAACCGCACCGATGCTGACGCAAGGTGTTAAAGTCGACTTGCCTCAAGTAGCCTCTGATCCGGTTAGTCAGGATCCAGAACAGGAGCCGCTGATTATCACGGTGGATTCGAATGCCGCCTATTATCTAGAAATAGGTGATAAAACAGGCAAGCCGATGGAGTTATCCACGCTACAAGAAAGGGTCGCGGTTATTTTAAAGCAAAACCCGAAAGTGAATGTGCTGGTCCGTGGGGATCGGCATGTTGAATACGGTGTTGTGGTAGATTTAATGAGTGCACTGCAGCAATCAGGCGCAGAGGGTGTTGGTTTGGTGACTGAAAACCCATGA